The following proteins come from a genomic window of Legionella cherrii:
- a CDS encoding M15 family metallopeptidase: MSDFTALEPILLIADPKIIAIPVIDNQEPMIDLINHPGISYGPSPEIPNNTDYTKMRKTIYEKLKNAQSLLPTGLRLCLYECYRSLTLQKSLFDTRHEKVKKKHPEWSAEQIFTETTRMVSPVINQDGSPNIPPHSTGAAIDVYLIDEQGEAIEMGIHPKDWMNDLDGSLSLTASEIITEEAKKNRKIMSQVLEAVGFVNYGNEYWHWSYGDRYWAYYKQKPYAFYDRYK; the protein is encoded by the coding sequence ATGTCAGATTTTACTGCACTGGAACCTATTTTACTCATTGCCGATCCTAAAATTATCGCCATCCCGGTAATTGATAATCAAGAGCCGATGATCGATCTAATAAATCATCCGGGAATTAGCTATGGCCCTTCTCCAGAAATACCGAATAATACTGATTACACCAAAATGAGAAAAACAATTTATGAAAAATTAAAAAACGCTCAATCCTTGTTACCTACAGGATTACGTTTATGTTTGTATGAATGTTATCGGAGTCTCACCCTACAAAAATCGCTTTTTGATACACGTCATGAGAAAGTAAAAAAGAAACATCCTGAATGGTCTGCCGAACAGATTTTTACAGAAACAACACGAATGGTTTCCCCAGTAATCAACCAAGACGGTTCACCCAATATCCCGCCTCATTCAACGGGCGCCGCGATAGACGTTTACTTAATCGATGAGCAAGGAGAGGCCATTGAAATGGGAATTCACCCAAAAGATTGGATGAACGATTTGGATGGCTCTCTTTCACTAACTGCTTCAGAAATTATTACTGAGGAAGCAAAGAAAAATCGGAAAATCATGAGTCAGGTGCTAGAGGCCGTTGGTTTTGTTAATTATGGTAATGAATATTGGCATTGGTCTTATGGAGACCGTTATTGGGCTTATTATAAACAAAAACCTTATGCGTTTTATGACCGTTACAAATAA
- a CDS encoding HdeD family acid-resistance protein produces the protein MANTNEIYTPNAIRRNWGWLLGLGILLVFLGCIGLSMVIGLTLVSMYFFAALLIISAISHFIDIFKHRDWKGIFWQAIIAVLYLIGAGVVIYDPFLASTLITALLAGVLIVIGITRIILALSLKEAKGWGWLLFAGILAIILGILIIMQWPVSGLWVIGMFIAIDMIVNGWTYIFIALSVRASL, from the coding sequence ATGGCAAACACGAACGAAATTTACACCCCGAATGCTATAAGACGTAATTGGGGTTGGCTTTTAGGATTAGGAATACTACTTGTCTTTCTAGGCTGCATAGGCTTGAGCATGGTCATTGGCTTGACGTTGGTCAGCATGTATTTTTTTGCAGCTTTATTAATTATCTCTGCAATCTCTCATTTTATCGATATTTTCAAACACCGAGACTGGAAAGGTATATTCTGGCAAGCAATAATTGCAGTTTTATACCTGATTGGTGCTGGTGTTGTCATTTATGATCCCTTTTTAGCATCCACTTTAATTACTGCACTCTTAGCAGGCGTCCTAATTGTTATTGGTATCACGCGAATCATTTTGGCCTTATCTTTAAAAGAAGCTAAGGGATGGGGTTGGCTCTTATTTGCAGGAATCCTCGCCATTATTCTCGGCATCCTAATCATCATGCAATGGCCAGTTAGTGGTTTATGGGTTATAGGAATGTTCATTGCAATTGATATGATTGTTAATGGTTGGACTTATATTTTTATTGCTCTTTCAGTGCGTGCATCCCTATAG